The genomic interval CCGACGTTAAAAATCTGGAAGATATTACCCTGTTTGTAGATAAGTTTTACGGAAAGGTGCAGGACGATGCGTTGATCGGGCCGGTCTTTGCTGGTGTTATCCGGGACTGGACTCTACACCTGCAACAGCTATACCGGTTTTGGAATGCTGCATTATTTGGTGTTCCCGGTTTTCGGGGTAATCCATTTGCAAAACATGCTCCACTAGCTATTGAAGAAAAACACTTTGAACGCTGGCTAATCTTGTTCTCTGAGACTATTGATGAAGATTTTGAAGGAGAAATTGCCACAGAGGCTAAAAACAGAGCAGGATTGATGGCCGAAATGTTTCTTCGCCGTTTGCGTGGAATGAATGGTGATCCGACTAAAAT from Pedobacter sp. WC2423 carries:
- a CDS encoding group III truncated hemoglobin; this encodes MNFSKLLILKFTAMKADVKNLEDITLFVDKFYGKVQDDALIGPVFAGVIRDWTLHLQQLYRFWNAALFGVPGFRGNPFAKHAPLAIEEKHFERWLILFSETIDEDFEGEIATEAKNRAGLMAEMFLRRLRGMNGDPTKIIV